The Streptomyces kanamyceticus genome window below encodes:
- a CDS encoding ABC transporter permease, whose protein sequence is MRGRSERFRSERLKAARLGPRDVLHVGSAGLRSRPVRVVLSALGIAIGIATMVAVVGISSSSQAKLMRELDELGTNMLVAAPGEPMFSGEKVTLPRDAVGRIGRIDGVQDVGATGDLERSVRRSEKISEDETGGISVKAATEGLLKVLRGEMARGSWFNAANSRYPSVVLGDVAAERLGITSPGQQVWLGDRYFTVIGILGPLPLAPDVERSALTGWDASRKLLGFDGHPTSVYERSTDASVRAVRSLLAPSVDPENPRNVQVTDPSSALQAKAATEGAFSTLLLGLGGIALLVGGVGVANTMIISVLERRYEIGLRRSLGATRGQIRIQFVTESLMLSGLGGLAGVVLGAGATAVYAVSGGLPWVVPPWSMAGGFGATLLIGTVAGLYPAVRASRLSPTLALHAV, encoded by the coding sequence ATGCGCGGTCGTAGTGAGCGGTTTCGCAGTGAGCGGTTGAAGGCGGCCCGGCTCGGGCCCAGGGACGTTCTGCACGTCGGCTCCGCCGGGCTGCGCAGTCGGCCCGTACGCGTCGTGCTGTCCGCCCTCGGGATCGCCATCGGGATCGCGACCATGGTCGCGGTGGTGGGCATCTCGTCGTCCAGCCAGGCCAAACTCATGCGGGAACTCGACGAGTTGGGTACGAACATGCTGGTCGCCGCCCCCGGCGAGCCGATGTTCTCCGGGGAGAAGGTGACCCTGCCGCGAGATGCCGTAGGGCGGATCGGGCGGATCGACGGGGTCCAGGACGTCGGCGCCACGGGGGACCTCGAACGGTCCGTGCGGCGCAGCGAGAAGATCTCCGAGGACGAGACGGGCGGCATCTCCGTGAAGGCGGCCACGGAGGGACTGCTGAAGGTGCTGCGCGGGGAGATGGCGCGCGGCAGCTGGTTCAACGCCGCGAACAGCCGCTATCCGTCGGTCGTGCTCGGCGATGTGGCGGCGGAGCGGCTCGGCATCACCTCGCCCGGGCAGCAGGTGTGGCTCGGCGACCGGTACTTCACCGTCATCGGCATCCTCGGTCCGCTGCCGCTCGCGCCGGACGTGGAGCGCTCCGCGCTGACGGGCTGGGACGCGTCGAGGAAGCTGCTCGGGTTCGACGGGCATCCGACGTCGGTGTACGAGCGGTCCACGGACGCGTCGGTGCGTGCGGTACGGAGCTTGCTGGCCCCGTCGGTCGATCCGGAGAACCCGCGCAACGTCCAGGTGACCGACCCGTCGTCGGCACTTCAGGCGAAGGCGGCCACGGAGGGAGCCTTCTCGACCCTGCTGCTCGGTCTCGGCGGGATCGCGCTCCTGGTGGGCGGTGTCGGGGTCGCCAACACCATGATCATCTCGGTGTTGGAGCGGCGCTACGAGATCGGCCTTCGCCGATCCCTAGGGGCGACACGGGGCCAGATCCGGATCCAGTTCGTCACGGAGTCCCTGATGCTGTCCGGGCTCGGGGGCCTTGCCGGGGTGGTGCTGGGCGCGGGGGCGACGGCGGTGTACGCGGTGTCGGGCGGCCTGCCGTGGGTGGTGCCGCCGTGGTCGATGGCGGGCGGCTTCGGCGCGACGCTGCTGATCGGCACGGTGGCGGGCTTGTACCCGGCGGTACGGGCGTCGCGCTTGTCACCGACGTTGGCGCTGCACGCGGTGTAG
- a CDS encoding PAS domain-containing protein encodes MSASRRSGTTDELGPEEPEPGGAELLAALLDGMDAALCALDADGVVTHWNREAERILGWSAAEAVGRQGFSGWAVRTADAEEVRGRLLAAMDAPGRQVHEFALVTKDGGRVLVRMQSAAVRGGDGKPAGVYCAFSEVHAQIDLERSIALSEALFEHASWGVVLVDADLRPAVVNEHAARALGVGRTAVLGRPLADLLGQGVEELESALAHVLGEGSPPAPAELWVSVRSGADKSGGGFERRCWRSGFVRLASPLAEEPVPLGVGWLFLDVTEAKQTEQEASQLRFRSQQLHRAARAAAECEDPTEAATVHLDFALAGFADHALVDLLAGEDPVRLVRVAATPAGTPGPCLPVSKAGIPVRYPEGHPAPQCVARVGSVRASAGAGVRDWAEVRQWPEGSVHALCAVLRSRGRTLGVVTFLRGAGRVAFERPDAAYAESVAARVAAALDLAQAVRG; translated from the coding sequence GTGAGTGCTTCCCGACGGAGCGGAACTACCGACGAGCTGGGCCCAGAAGAGCCCGAGCCGGGCGGCGCCGAGCTGCTCGCGGCGCTGCTCGACGGCATGGACGCGGCGCTGTGCGCGCTCGACGCGGACGGCGTGGTGACGCACTGGAACCGCGAGGCCGAGCGGATACTCGGCTGGTCGGCGGCGGAGGCCGTCGGGCGGCAGGGGTTCTCCGGCTGGGCCGTGCGGACCGCGGACGCGGAGGAGGTCCGGGGGCGGCTGCTGGCCGCGATGGACGCCCCGGGGCGGCAGGTGCACGAGTTCGCGCTGGTCACCAAGGACGGCGGCCGGGTCCTCGTGCGGATGCAGTCCGCGGCCGTACGGGGCGGGGACGGCAAGCCCGCCGGGGTGTACTGCGCCTTCAGCGAGGTCCACGCGCAGATAGACCTGGAGCGGTCCATCGCCCTGAGCGAGGCCCTCTTCGAGCACGCGTCCTGGGGCGTCGTGCTCGTCGACGCCGACCTGCGGCCCGCCGTCGTCAACGAACACGCGGCGCGCGCGCTGGGAGTCGGCCGCACGGCCGTGCTCGGGCGGCCGCTCGCCGATCTGCTCGGGCAGGGCGTGGAGGAGCTGGAGAGCGCGCTCGCCCACGTCCTCGGCGAGGGTTCGCCGCCCGCACCCGCCGAACTGTGGGTGTCCGTACGCTCCGGCGCCGACAAGTCGGGCGGCGGCTTCGAGCGACGCTGCTGGCGCAGTGGCTTCGTACGACTGGCCTCGCCGCTCGCCGAGGAGCCGGTGCCGCTCGGCGTCGGCTGGCTCTTCCTGGACGTGACGGAAGCCAAGCAGACCGAGCAGGAGGCGTCCCAACTGCGCTTCCGCTCCCAGCAGTTGCACCGGGCGGCGCGGGCCGCGGCCGAATGCGAGGACCCCACGGAGGCGGCCACGGTCCACCTCGACTTCGCCCTGGCGGGCTTCGCCGATCACGCGCTGGTCGACCTGCTCGCGGGCGAGGACCCCGTCCGCCTCGTCCGGGTCGCGGCGACGCCCGCGGGGACGCCGGGGCCGTGCCTGCCGGTCAGCAAGGCGGGCATTCCGGTGCGCTACCCCGAGGGCCATCCCGCGCCGCAGTGCGTGGCGCGGGTGGGGTCCGTACGGGCCAGCGCGGGGGCGGGGGTGCGGGATTGGGCCGAGGTGCGGCAGTGGCCGGAGGGGTCGGTGCACGCGTTGTGCGCGGTGTTGCGGAGCAGGGGGCGGACGTTGGGCGTCGTGACGTTCCTCCGGGGGGCGGGGCGGGTGGCGTTCGAGCGGCCTGATGCGGCGTACGCGGAGAGCGTTGCGGCGCGGGTGGCGGCGGCGCTTGACCTGGCCCAGGCCGTACGGGGCTAG
- a CDS encoding ABC transporter ATP-binding protein, whose protein sequence is MTETAPAVRVTGLWKRFGEQVAVAGIDLSLPAGKFIGLVGPNGAGKTTTLSMVTGLLRPDQGTVEVVGHDVWRDPVEVKARIGVLPEGLRLFERLSGRELLAYTGRLRGLPGAEVDKRATQLLDVLDLAGAQHKLVVDYSTGMRKKIGLAAALLHNPEVLFLDEPFEGVDPVSAQTIRGVLERYTASGATVVFSSHVMELVESLCDWVAVMAAGRIRAQGTLAEVRGDAASLQQAFLELVGANGRDAGSDLDWLGGGAR, encoded by the coding sequence GTGACCGAGACAGCACCAGCCGTACGGGTGACAGGGCTCTGGAAGCGGTTCGGCGAACAGGTCGCGGTCGCCGGGATCGATCTGAGCCTGCCCGCGGGCAAGTTCATCGGCCTGGTCGGCCCGAACGGCGCGGGCAAGACGACCACGCTCTCCATGGTCACCGGACTGCTCAGGCCGGACCAGGGCACCGTGGAGGTCGTCGGCCACGACGTGTGGCGCGACCCGGTGGAGGTCAAGGCCCGCATCGGCGTACTCCCCGAGGGCCTGCGGCTCTTCGAGCGGCTCTCGGGGCGCGAACTGCTCGCGTACACCGGACGCCTGCGCGGACTGCCGGGCGCCGAGGTCGACAAGCGCGCCACCCAGCTCCTCGACGTACTCGACCTCGCGGGCGCCCAGCACAAACTCGTCGTCGACTACTCGACGGGCATGCGCAAGAAGATCGGCCTCGCCGCGGCGCTCCTGCACAACCCCGAAGTGCTCTTCCTCGACGAGCCGTTCGAGGGCGTCGACCCCGTCTCCGCCCAGACCATCCGCGGCGTCCTGGAGCGCTACACCGCCTCCGGCGCCACGGTGGTCTTCTCCTCGCACGTCATGGAGCTCGTCGAATCGCTCTGCGACTGGGTCGCCGTGATGGCCGCGGGCCGCATCCGCGCCCAGGGCACCCTCGCCGAGGTGCGCGGCGATGCGGCCTCCCTGCAGCAGGCGTTCCTCGAACTCGTCGGCGCGAACGGGCGCGACGCGGGCTCCGACCTCGACTGGCTGGGCGGCGGCGCCCGATGA
- a CDS encoding bifunctional DNA primase/polymerase codes for MEETIGVTSAAQIPKQRGEALLDTAVRYAEERHWDVFPGTWLESAEGAEQCSCGETACASPGAHPAREDWATQATGSATVARRLWQKQPTASILLPTGRTFDAIDVPETAGFLALARMERMELTLGPVTCTPDRRMQFFVLPGALVKVPDLVRKLGWPPAAIDLVTLGEGAYVAAPPTRFGASGAVQWACRPTAANRWLPDAEEIISPLAYACGREARR; via the coding sequence GTGGAAGAGACCATCGGAGTCACGTCAGCCGCGCAGATCCCGAAGCAGCGCGGAGAAGCCCTGCTGGACACGGCCGTGCGATACGCGGAAGAGCGTCACTGGGACGTGTTCCCCGGCACCTGGCTGGAGTCCGCGGAGGGCGCCGAGCAGTGCTCGTGCGGGGAGACCGCGTGCGCCTCGCCCGGCGCACACCCGGCGCGCGAGGACTGGGCGACGCAGGCCACCGGCAGCGCGACGGTGGCCAGGCGGCTGTGGCAGAAGCAGCCCACCGCGTCGATCCTGCTGCCCACCGGGCGTACCTTCGACGCGATCGACGTGCCCGAGACCGCCGGGTTCCTCGCGCTCGCCCGCATGGAGCGCATGGAGCTGACGCTCGGGCCCGTCACCTGCACGCCCGACCGGCGCATGCAGTTCTTCGTACTCCCCGGCGCCCTGGTCAAGGTCCCCGACCTGGTCCGCAAGCTGGGCTGGCCGCCTGCCGCGATCGACCTGGTGACGCTCGGCGAGGGCGCGTACGTGGCGGCGCCGCCGACCCGCTTCGGCGCGTCGGGCGCGGTCCAGTGGGCCTGCCGCCCCACAGCCGCCAACCGCTGGCTCCCGGACGCGGAGGAGATCATCTCCCCGTTGGCGTACGCCTGCGGCCGCGAGGCCCGCCGGTAG
- a CDS encoding ABC transporter substrate-binding protein — MTGRRRTFFPRPSRTAALSAAAAAACTSLIAGCGVIPGTTGGSREDPITVMTWAPEKTKATNKPGVPAMAQAYARWVNAHGGLKGRELRVITCNDHNDSAGAADCAREAVDKNVVAVVGAYSQHGRSFLSPLEVAGIPYIGGYGITEDEFSSPLSYPVNGGEPALLAGNGRQLAARCDRVSLVRPDTLAGDEQPKLLNAGLADGHHKPVADIRAPEDGTDLTPQAEQALRHAGAADGCVTATLGARTDTFYDSFRRIKDDYPPVRTSSVLGSVDQSLVDRAGGATGPYEGAYVTGWYPASSDPRWSQMREVVREQAFGDNRVDPADAGVQTTWIAYTVLKRVVESLDGGEVSASTLRRALDDGLKVETGGLTPTLSWRFEDMLAASEFPRLINSDVTFQVVRDGRLVPARKGFVNVEKTLEQTA; from the coding sequence ATGACCGGCAGGCGACGCACCTTCTTCCCCCGCCCCTCCCGAACCGCGGCACTCTCCGCGGCAGCGGCGGCGGCGTGTACGTCACTGATAGCCGGGTGCGGGGTCATCCCTGGAACCACGGGGGGTTCCAGGGAAGACCCCATCACCGTCATGACCTGGGCCCCCGAGAAGACCAAGGCCACCAACAAGCCCGGCGTCCCCGCGATGGCACAGGCGTACGCACGCTGGGTCAACGCCCACGGCGGCCTCAAAGGACGCGAGCTGCGGGTCATCACCTGCAACGACCACAACGACTCGGCGGGTGCCGCGGACTGCGCGCGCGAGGCCGTCGACAAGAACGTGGTGGCCGTCGTCGGCGCCTACAGCCAGCACGGCCGGTCCTTCCTGTCCCCGCTGGAGGTCGCGGGCATCCCCTACATCGGCGGCTACGGGATCACCGAGGACGAGTTCAGCAGCCCGCTCTCGTACCCCGTCAACGGCGGCGAGCCCGCGCTCCTCGCGGGCAACGGCCGCCAGCTCGCCGCCCGCTGCGACCGCGTCTCCCTCGTACGCCCCGACACCCTGGCCGGTGACGAACAGCCCAAGCTGCTCAACGCGGGCCTCGCCGACGGCCACCACAAGCCCGTCGCGGACATCCGCGCGCCCGAGGACGGCACCGACCTCACGCCCCAGGCCGAACAGGCCCTGCGCCACGCGGGCGCGGCCGACGGCTGCGTGACGGCGACGCTCGGGGCGCGCACGGACACGTTCTACGACTCGTTCAGGCGCATCAAGGACGACTATCCGCCGGTACGGACCTCCTCGGTGCTCGGCAGCGTCGACCAGTCCCTCGTCGACCGCGCCGGCGGCGCGACGGGCCCCTACGAAGGGGCGTACGTCACCGGCTGGTACCCCGCCTCCAGCGATCCCCGGTGGTCCCAGATGCGCGAGGTCGTCCGCGAGCAGGCGTTCGGCGACAACCGGGTCGACCCGGCGGACGCGGGCGTGCAGACGACCTGGATCGCGTACACCGTCCTGAAGCGGGTCGTCGAGTCGCTCGACGGCGGCGAGGTCTCGGCGAGCACGCTGCGCCGCGCCCTCGACGACGGCCTCAAGGTCGAGACCGGGGGCCTCACGCCCACGCTGAGCTGGCGCTTCGAGGACATGCTCGCGGCCAGCGAGTTCCCGCGCCTGATCAACTCGGACGTCACGTTCCAGGTGGTGCGCGACGGACGGCTCGTCCCGGCGCGCAAGGGGTTCGTGAACGTGGAGAAGACGCTGGAACAGACGGCGTAG
- a CDS encoding SCO4402 family protein, which yields MTVQGSDKSSRRGRRSSTMGGMPTNDMPWWRWRSNVRSALHMLSDPEFQRACWLAGREEYGDVTDAVYRLVEDTWLDNWSAEKYVGTIFRDPQEAALVDTAVLRVLRIMHEVGPDAMVSVYLEHPGWPEAVHAAREAHVRLAAGDGEDPDVEPRTLEVLRILTRSA from the coding sequence ATGACCGTGCAAGGTTCGGATAAGTCTTCCCGTCGCGGCCGTCGCTCCAGCACCATGGGTGGCATGCCGACCAACGACATGCCGTGGTGGCGCTGGCGCAGCAACGTGCGCTCGGCGCTGCACATGCTCTCCGACCCCGAATTCCAGCGCGCGTGCTGGCTCGCGGGGCGTGAGGAGTACGGGGACGTGACCGATGCCGTGTACCGGCTCGTCGAGGACACCTGGCTGGACAACTGGTCCGCGGAGAAATACGTCGGGACGATCTTCCGGGATCCGCAGGAGGCGGCGCTCGTCGACACGGCCGTGCTGCGGGTCCTGCGGATCATGCACGAGGTCGGGCCCGACGCGATGGTCTCCGTCTACCTCGAGCACCCGGGGTGGCCGGAAGCGGTGCACGCGGCGCGCGAGGCGCATGTTCGCCTCGCGGCCGGCGACGGGGAGGATCCGGATGTGGAACCCCGGACCCTTGAGGTGCTGCGGATTCTGACGCGGTCCGCCTGA
- the purU gene encoding formyltetrahydrofolate deformylase: MNEQSVAPAAPAEQYVLTLSCPDKQGIVHAVSSYLFMTGCNIEDSQQFGDHDTGLFFMRVHFSAEAPVTVEKLRASFAAIGDSFHMDWQLHRAEDRMRIVLLVSKFGHCLNDLLFRSRIGALPVDIAAVVSNHTDFAELVASYDIPFHHLPVNKENKPQAEARLLEIVREEDVELVVLARYMQVLSDDLCKALSGRIINIHHSFLPSFKGAKPYHQAHARGVKLIGATAHYVTADLDEGPIIEQEVERVGHDVTPDQLVAIGRDVECQALARAVKWHAEHRILLNGRRTVVFA, encoded by the coding sequence ATGAACGAGCAGTCCGTCGCGCCCGCCGCACCCGCTGAGCAGTACGTCCTCACCCTCTCCTGCCCCGACAAGCAGGGCATCGTGCACGCCGTGTCGAGTTATCTCTTCATGACCGGATGCAACATCGAGGACAGCCAGCAGTTCGGCGATCACGACACCGGACTGTTCTTCATGCGGGTGCACTTCTCGGCCGAGGCGCCGGTGACCGTCGAGAAGCTGCGGGCCAGCTTCGCCGCGATCGGGGACTCCTTCCACATGGACTGGCAGCTCCACCGCGCCGAGGACCGGATGCGGATCGTGCTGCTCGTCTCGAAGTTCGGACACTGCCTGAACGACCTGCTGTTCCGCTCCCGGATCGGCGCGCTGCCGGTGGACATCGCCGCGGTCGTCTCCAACCACACGGACTTCGCCGAGCTCGTCGCCTCGTACGACATCCCCTTCCACCACCTTCCGGTGAACAAGGAGAACAAGCCGCAGGCCGAGGCGCGGCTCCTGGAGATCGTGCGCGAGGAGGACGTGGAGCTCGTCGTCCTCGCCCGCTACATGCAGGTGCTCTCGGACGACCTGTGCAAGGCGCTCAGCGGCCGGATCATCAACATCCACCACTCGTTCCTGCCGAGCTTCAAGGGCGCGAAGCCGTACCACCAGGCGCACGCGCGCGGTGTGAAGCTGATCGGTGCCACCGCGCACTACGTGACGGCCGACCTCGACGAGGGGCCGATCATCGAGCAGGAGGTCGAGCGGGTCGGCCACGACGTGACCCCCGACCAGCTGGTCGCGATCGGCCGCGACGTGGAGTGCCAGGCCCTGGCCCGCGCCGTGAAGTGGCACGCGGAGCACCGCATCCTGCTGAACGGGCGCCGGACCGTCGTCTTCGCTTAA
- a CDS encoding maleylpyruvate isomerase mycothiol-dependent enzyme family protein, with translation MRDGAVSGADTPEPFEGPDRPEDANTGTPGGAAVPRIPMPRSSIEDTGEPLPDPSPPEPVEPLVLEHRVLKSLLGAWALAACSAAESAAVDDHLGDCGPCAQEALRLRDAVGLLHPEESLDLDPGLRTRVLESCLGRRPPRIPVPEWAVPYDAETARLDALLQDIGDSEWHAPVRLRWFEENGPVTRKTTVAGVIAHLLAVDGLVGLALGLDDPLGPETKGPRDPAHRTEAYWRASYFPPTRAVRGPWREQTHEVIRTVSFAGGGSGTLPVPYGTVAAPGPDPGSGAGSDEVQRIELPLRDSMVDRAFECWIHAGDIADAVDYPYAPPAPRHLHRMIDLAARMLPGTLADRRRSGLAAPSRGLVAAGAPGRSLRLEIEGLGGGEWFIPLDSPAASASAEEEVAHVALDGVEFCRLAAGHVSPEEAAAGQDGDREAIRDVLFAAASLSRM, from the coding sequence ATACGGGACGGCGCTGTGAGCGGCGCCGACACCCCCGAGCCGTTCGAAGGTCCGGACCGCCCCGAGGACGCGAACACCGGCACTCCAGGGGGCGCGGCCGTGCCGCGCATACCGATGCCGCGCTCCTCGATAGAGGACACCGGAGAGCCCCTGCCCGACCCCTCGCCCCCGGAGCCCGTGGAGCCGCTCGTCCTGGAGCACCGCGTCCTGAAGTCCCTGCTCGGCGCCTGGGCGCTCGCCGCGTGCTCCGCGGCGGAGTCCGCGGCCGTCGATGACCACCTGGGCGACTGCGGCCCCTGCGCGCAGGAGGCGCTGCGGCTGCGCGACGCCGTCGGCCTGCTGCACCCCGAGGAGAGCCTCGACCTCGACCCCGGTCTGCGCACCCGGGTCCTGGAGAGCTGCCTGGGCCGCCGTCCGCCGCGCATCCCGGTGCCCGAGTGGGCCGTGCCCTACGACGCGGAGACCGCCCGGCTCGACGCCCTCCTCCAGGACATCGGCGACTCGGAGTGGCACGCCCCGGTGCGGCTGCGCTGGTTCGAGGAGAACGGCCCGGTGACCCGCAAGACGACCGTGGCCGGAGTCATCGCGCACCTCCTCGCCGTCGACGGCCTGGTCGGCCTCGCCCTCGGCCTTGACGACCCGCTGGGCCCGGAGACCAAGGGCCCGCGCGACCCGGCCCACCGCACCGAGGCGTACTGGCGCGCCTCGTACTTCCCGCCCACGCGCGCGGTGCGGGGCCCCTGGCGCGAGCAGACCCACGAGGTGATCCGCACGGTGTCGTTCGCGGGCGGCGGCTCGGGAACGCTCCCCGTGCCGTACGGGACGGTGGCCGCGCCCGGACCGGACCCGGGCTCGGGCGCGGGATCCGACGAGGTCCAGAGGATCGAGCTGCCGCTGCGGGACTCGATGGTGGACCGCGCCTTCGAGTGCTGGATCCACGCGGGCGACATCGCCGACGCCGTGGACTACCCGTACGCACCGCCCGCGCCGCGCCATCTGCACCGCATGATCGACCTCGCCGCGCGGATGCTCCCCGGCACGCTGGCCGACCGGCGCCGTTCGGGGCTCGCGGCCCCGTCCCGCGGCCTGGTGGCGGCGGGCGCGCCGGGCCGCAGTCTGCGCCTGGAGATCGAGGGGCTCGGCGGCGGCGAATGGTTCATCCCGCTCGACTCCCCCGCCGCGAGCGCGTCCGCCGAGGAGGAAGTGGCGCACGTGGCGCTCGACGGCGTGGAGTTCTGCCGCCTCGCCGCGGGCCACGTCTCACCGGAGGAGGCGGCCGCCGGTCAGGACGGCGACCGCGAGGCCATCCGCGACGTGCTGTTCGCGGCGGCCTCGCTGAGCCGGATGTAG
- a CDS encoding sigma-70 family RNA polymerase sigma factor, with product MPKDAPRRWDRRMQQRLAHGEAAALGELYDRFASLVHGLAHRVLGDESAADRITREVFAHVWENPDAYDPKQGPLRSWIATLAHQQAVRRLRQTESAALARGGEGTKEDLERKVRRASAAARADYIVTAMPTPLRAALELAYFQRRDYRQAAADLGVTEDEARRRLRLGLQLLSTANDTSPGTSPGYGTAL from the coding sequence ATGCCGAAGGACGCGCCGCGGCGCTGGGACCGCAGGATGCAGCAGCGGCTCGCGCACGGGGAAGCCGCCGCGCTCGGCGAGCTGTACGACCGCTTCGCCTCGCTGGTGCACGGCCTGGCCCACCGCGTCCTCGGCGACGAGAGCGCCGCCGACCGCATCACCCGCGAGGTCTTCGCGCACGTCTGGGAGAACCCCGACGCGTACGACCCCAAGCAGGGCCCGCTGCGCTCCTGGATCGCCACGCTCGCCCACCAGCAGGCCGTGCGCAGGCTCCGCCAGACCGAGTCGGCCGCCCTCGCCCGCGGCGGCGAGGGCACCAAGGAAGACCTGGAGCGCAAGGTCCGCCGCGCCTCCGCGGCCGCCCGCGCCGACTACATCGTCACGGCCATGCCCACCCCGCTGCGGGCCGCCCTGGAGCTCGCGTACTTCCAGCGGCGCGACTACCGCCAGGCCGCCGCCGACCTCGGCGTCACCGAGGACGAGGCCCGGCGCAGGCTCCGCCTCGGCCTGCAGCTCCTGTCCACGGCGAACGACACGTCCCCCGGCACCTCGCCCGGATACGGGACGGCGCTGTGA
- a CDS encoding STAS domain-containing protein has product MTLKVTMDERSGWAVLCVSGEMDLLTSPVVRQHVHDFVAEGRRSIVLDLSEVLFCDSSGVGVLIATRRLIRSCQGRLRLILPARGAEDGSHVNRVLAALGVRRLFEVYPDVGAALDETAAPLSA; this is encoded by the coding sequence GTGACGCTCAAGGTGACGATGGACGAGCGGTCCGGCTGGGCCGTGCTGTGCGTCTCGGGCGAGATGGACCTGCTGACCTCGCCCGTGGTGCGTCAACACGTGCACGACTTCGTGGCCGAAGGCCGCCGCAGCATCGTCCTCGACCTCTCCGAAGTGCTGTTCTGCGACTCCAGCGGCGTCGGCGTACTGATCGCCACGCGCCGTCTGATCCGTTCCTGCCAGGGCAGGTTGCGCCTGATCCTGCCCGCGCGCGGCGCGGAGGACGGCTCGCACGTGAACCGCGTCCTCGCGGCCCTGGGCGTACGACGGCTCTTCGAGGTCTACCCGGACGTCGGCGCCGCGCTCGACGAGACGGCGGCACCGCTCTCCGCGTGA
- a CDS encoding EF-hand domain-containing protein, with protein sequence MDSAEYERRIAARFATFDQDGNGYISREDFSTAAAALCAEFGATARSEKGQALYIGAEAFWQGMAGIADRDGDQRITRDEFVGGAVKRLRDNPGRFAEIARPFLLAVLRVADSDGDGSASPQEAQRALKALGVPEDIAAAAAAALDADRDGRVSEEEIVRAFAAYFTVPE encoded by the coding sequence ATGGACAGTGCCGAGTACGAGCGTAGGATCGCGGCCCGGTTCGCCACCTTCGACCAGGACGGCAACGGCTACATCTCCCGTGAGGACTTCAGCACGGCGGCGGCCGCGCTGTGTGCGGAGTTCGGCGCCACGGCGCGCTCCGAGAAGGGCCAGGCCCTCTACATCGGTGCCGAGGCGTTCTGGCAGGGCATGGCCGGGATCGCGGACCGGGACGGGGACCAGCGCATCACCCGGGACGAGTTCGTGGGCGGCGCGGTGAAGCGGCTGCGGGACAACCCCGGCCGGTTCGCGGAGATCGCGCGCCCCTTCCTGCTCGCGGTGCTGCGCGTCGCCGACAGCGACGGCGACGGCTCGGCGAGCCCCCAGGAGGCCCAGCGCGCGCTGAAGGCCCTCGGCGTGCCCGAGGACATCGCGGCCGCGGCGGCCGCCGCGCTCGACGCCGACCGTGACGGCCGGGTCTCCGAGGAGGAGATCGTGCGGGCCTTCGCGGCGTACTTCACGGTGCCCGAGTGA